A single region of the Vibrio chagasii genome encodes:
- a CDS encoding IS1 family transposase, producing the protein MSNDKLPKDADGLQLNFCKTLACDNFGLSDAKRYVLQHANPKRPAMVCRECGAFPPLLNNREVLSELHRLRQLHSDGLPACRNDDCDNFGLSVHTHKHLYHAFGYSGDRQRYRCKDCQSTFVDKWSGSNKKLQFQENLMGLLFMGYSVREICRKLEINPKTFYDHVDHIASRCRRKLAMIDARWVNHAKDYQFASHYQRLQPHSNNGVVWIATGEAHSGYILCQHVNYSQNEEPSGNVDHNPYDDVARFVSKEHSSEANLELPQRSDKLKERIEQQYQVILARGNVEDPMGNLTAFSYPSKGALIRPPYTSYAHFLHVLDMCDENKHVAIYMPQDPLLRSAALSVCLPRIQSQNIDLMYVEEDSGWQDDHSFEKIDIVHMSWWRDRWAIANQGDKQKGICYLTGNNPEPKQWFNTASIQQTKFYQERFQVLFDSFINEPRRKLRPGGILPLLDIFRAWHNLCYQDKQGLTAAQRLGVAEQPLTLKQLLS; encoded by the coding sequence GTGTCTAACGACAAGCTGCCAAAAGATGCAGATGGTTTGCAACTCAACTTTTGTAAAACATTGGCGTGTGACAACTTTGGCTTGAGCGATGCAAAACGTTATGTTTTGCAACACGCTAACCCTAAGCGTCCAGCGATGGTTTGTCGTGAATGTGGAGCTTTCCCCCCCTTACTTAACAATCGTGAAGTGTTAAGCGAACTTCATCGCCTGAGACAACTTCACAGCGATGGGCTCCCTGCCTGTCGTAATGATGATTGCGATAACTTCGGCTTATCGGTTCATACTCACAAACATCTTTACCATGCCTTCGGCTACAGTGGCGACAGGCAGCGTTATCGATGCAAAGACTGCCAATCAACCTTCGTTGACAAGTGGTCTGGTTCCAACAAAAAACTCCAGTTCCAAGAGAACCTCATGGGCTTATTGTTCATGGGATATTCTGTACGTGAAATCTGCAGAAAATTAGAGATCAACCCTAAAACTTTCTATGATCATGTTGACCATATCGCTAGCCGTTGTCGTCGCAAACTCGCGATGATTGATGCTCGATGGGTTAACCATGCCAAAGATTATCAGTTCGCCTCTCACTATCAGCGTTTACAACCTCACAGCAACAACGGTGTGGTTTGGATCGCGACAGGTGAAGCACACTCTGGGTACATCCTTTGCCAACATGTGAATTACTCACAAAATGAAGAGCCCTCAGGAAATGTTGACCACAATCCGTATGATGATGTGGCACGCTTTGTATCCAAAGAGCACTCTTCAGAGGCAAACCTTGAGCTACCGCAACGTTCTGACAAGCTAAAAGAGCGTATTGAGCAACAATACCAAGTTATTTTGGCGCGAGGCAACGTTGAGGATCCAATGGGGAATCTCACTGCATTTAGCTACCCGTCAAAAGGGGCGCTAATTCGACCGCCTTATACGTCCTATGCTCACTTCCTGCATGTATTAGACATGTGCGATGAAAATAAGCACGTAGCGATCTATATGCCACAAGATCCATTACTTAGATCTGCCGCTCTAAGCGTTTGTTTGCCGCGCATACAGAGTCAAAATATTGACCTTATGTACGTCGAGGAAGATTCCGGATGGCAAGACGATCACAGTTTTGAAAAGATCGACATCGTTCATATGAGTTGGTGGCGCGACCGTTGGGCTATTGCTAATCAAGGTGATAAACAGAAAGGTATCTGCTACCTAACAGGTAACAATCCAGAGCCAAAACAGTGGTTTAATACTGCTTCAATTCAACAAACTAAGTTTTATCAAGAGCGTTTTCAGGTGCTATTTGATAGCTTTATTAATGAGCCTAGACGTAAGCTTCGTCCTGGTGGCATTCTTCCATTACTCGACATATTTAGAGCTTGGCACAATCTGTGCTACCAAGATAAGCAAGGGCTTACGGCAGCGCAACGCTTAGGTGTAGCGGAACAGCCATTGACCCTAAAGCAACTACTTTCATAG
- a CDS encoding SGNH/GDSL hydrolase family protein, with product MKKMILVFALTMPQIASAQTETSMPLDSTMHDEVTQEQMLDTQTYVRCWYRSDISNDSVATDWKWARDKEDNYYTIEGYWWSPSSYKNMFFSETPQSEIKQRCDETLDLQHDAADITYFAADSRFSYNHSIWTNDEERQENQINRIITFGDSLSDTGNLFNGSQWVFPNPNSWFLGHFSNGLVWTEYLAKEKNIPLYNWAVGGAAGTNQYGVLKGVYDQVTSYLKYMEAAKNYKPENSLFTLEFGLNDFMNYDRSVVDVKADFSSALIRLTGSGAQNILLFTLPDATKAPQFKYTSDAETELVRRKIIEFNLFIEEQVSYYKQRGLNIVLFDAYTLFNSITENPQQHGFQNATEPCLDIQRHSAADYLYQHNLTNECAAYGSDHYVFWGVTHPTTAVHKYLAEHILMTHLSTFNFD from the coding sequence ATGAAGAAAATGATCTTGGTATTTGCGCTGACGATGCCCCAAATTGCATCAGCTCAGACAGAGACATCAATGCCTTTAGACTCAACAATGCACGACGAAGTAACACAAGAACAGATGCTTGATACACAAACATACGTAAGATGCTGGTACCGATCTGACATATCAAATGACTCGGTCGCGACGGATTGGAAATGGGCAAGAGACAAAGAGGACAATTATTACACCATTGAAGGATATTGGTGGTCACCCTCCTCTTACAAAAACATGTTCTTCAGTGAAACTCCGCAATCAGAAATTAAACAACGTTGTGATGAAACCCTAGACCTTCAGCATGATGCCGCAGATATCACGTATTTTGCAGCAGACAGTCGCTTCTCCTACAACCATTCGATATGGACTAATGACGAAGAACGGCAAGAGAATCAAATTAATCGAATCATTACATTTGGAGATAGCCTTTCTGACACTGGGAACTTATTCAACGGCTCGCAGTGGGTGTTTCCAAATCCCAACTCGTGGTTCTTAGGTCACTTCTCAAACGGCTTGGTCTGGACTGAATACTTGGCAAAAGAGAAAAATATACCTCTTTACAACTGGGCAGTTGGTGGAGCAGCAGGCACAAATCAGTATGGCGTTCTCAAAGGCGTATATGATCAAGTCACGTCATACTTAAAATACATGGAAGCAGCTAAAAACTACAAACCAGAAAACTCACTGTTTACTTTAGAGTTTGGACTCAACGACTTTATGAATTACGATCGCTCTGTCGTCGATGTAAAAGCCGATTTTAGTAGCGCTCTTATTCGGCTAACAGGGTCTGGCGCTCAAAACATCTTGCTATTCACACTCCCAGACGCAACTAAGGCACCACAATTTAAGTATACGAGCGACGCGGAAACAGAGCTCGTAAGACGTAAGATTATCGAGTTTAATCTCTTTATCGAAGAACAGGTGAGCTACTACAAGCAAAGAGGACTCAATATCGTTCTATTCGATGCTTATACTCTATTTAATAGCATTACCGAAAACCCGCAGCAACATGGTTTCCAAAACGCAACTGAACCCTGTTTAGACATCCAACGTCACTCTGCGGCCGATTATCTCTACCAGCATAACCTTACCAATGAATGTGCGGCCTATGGTTCAGACCATTATGTCTTTTGGGGGGTAACTCATCCTACGACCGCAGTACACAAATATCTCGCAGAGCATATTCTCATGACTCATTTATCGACCTTTAACTTTGACTAG
- the deoD gene encoding purine-nucleoside phosphorylase: MATPHINAQAGDFAETVLMPGDPLRAKYIAETFLDDVKQVCDVRNMFGYTGTYKGKKVSVMGHGMGIPSACIYTHELIAEYGVKNVIRVGSCGAVRDDVKLMDVVIGMGASTDSKVNRIRFNDHDFAAIADFGLLEEAVNQARAQEVPVKVGNVFSADLFYTPEADIFEKMEKLGILGVDMEAAGIYGVAADLGAKALTILTVSDHIIRGEKLSSEERQKSFNDMMKVALETAINI, translated from the coding sequence ATGGCTACACCTCATATTAACGCTCAAGCTGGTGATTTCGCAGAAACAGTACTGATGCCGGGTGACCCGCTTCGCGCAAAATACATTGCTGAAACATTCCTTGATGACGTTAAGCAAGTTTGTGACGTTCGCAACATGTTTGGTTACACAGGCACTTACAAAGGTAAGAAAGTTTCTGTGATGGGCCACGGTATGGGTATCCCATCAGCTTGCATCTACACACACGAGCTGATCGCTGAGTACGGTGTAAAGAACGTAATTCGCGTAGGTAGCTGTGGTGCAGTACGTGACGACGTTAAACTTATGGACGTTGTTATCGGTATGGGCGCTTCAACAGACTCTAAAGTTAACCGCATTCGTTTTAACGACCACGACTTTGCAGCAATCGCTGATTTCGGTCTTCTAGAAGAAGCTGTAAACCAAGCGCGCGCTCAAGAAGTGCCAGTGAAAGTTGGTAACGTATTCTCTGCTGACCTATTCTACACACCTGAAGCAGACATCTTCGAGAAAATGGAAAAACTAGGCATCCTAGGTGTAGACATGGAAGCGGCAGGTATCTACGGCGTTGCTGCAGACCTAGGCGCGAAAGCACTAACAATCCTAACAGTTTCTGACCACATCATCCGTGGTGAAAAACTAAGCTCAGAAGAGCGTCAAAAATCGTTCAACGACATGATGAAAGTAGCTCTAGAGACAGCTATCAACATCTAA
- a CDS encoding DEAD/DEAH box helicase, with product MHFKDLGLDNRLLKNLKHYDFKKATEIQSKAIPVAIAGKDLLASSKTGSGKTLAFVLPMIHKALKTKAFSARDPRGVILAPTRELAKQVYGELRSMLGGLSYEAALILGGENFNDQVKALRKYPRFIVATPGRLADHLEHRSLFLDGVETLILDEADRMLDLGFAPELRRIANAAKHRRRQTLMFSATLDHAEVNDIANEMLDAPKRISVGVSNEQHLDITQKFYLCDHLDHKEAILDRVLEEAEYRQVMIFTATRADTDRLTDKLNEKKLKAVALSGNLNQTQRNAIMSQFERAVYKILVTTDVASRGIDIPNVSHVINFDMPKHTEEYVHRVGRTGRAGNKGDAISLVGPKDWDSFKRVELYLQQDLNFSVLEGLKGKFKGIKPRKPAFKKGGPAKKAGKPQAKKTAKKPVKRDKSFHQNVAVGDSVFIPKKKVAPKVDDE from the coding sequence TTGCACTTTAAAGATTTAGGCTTAGATAACCGCTTACTGAAGAACTTAAAACATTACGACTTTAAGAAAGCGACAGAGATCCAATCGAAAGCGATCCCTGTTGCTATTGCCGGTAAGGATCTATTGGCTTCATCAAAAACGGGTTCAGGCAAGACATTGGCGTTTGTTCTGCCAATGATTCACAAGGCATTAAAAACCAAAGCGTTTTCTGCTCGTGATCCTCGTGGTGTAATTTTGGCTCCTACTCGTGAGCTGGCTAAGCAAGTTTACGGTGAATTACGTAGCATGCTGGGTGGTTTGTCTTACGAAGCGGCGCTTATCCTAGGTGGCGAGAACTTTAACGACCAAGTGAAAGCACTGCGTAAGTATCCTCGTTTTATCGTTGCGACTCCAGGTCGTCTTGCTGACCACCTAGAGCACCGCTCGTTGTTCCTAGATGGTGTTGAAACGCTTATCCTTGATGAAGCAGACCGTATGCTTGATCTAGGCTTTGCTCCTGAACTTCGTCGCATTGCAAACGCTGCGAAGCACCGTCGTCGTCAAACGTTGATGTTCTCTGCAACACTTGATCACGCTGAAGTGAACGATATCGCGAATGAGATGTTAGACGCTCCTAAGCGTATTTCTGTTGGTGTTTCGAATGAGCAGCACCTTGATATCACACAGAAGTTCTACCTTTGTGACCACTTGGACCATAAAGAGGCGATTTTAGACCGCGTTCTGGAAGAGGCTGAGTACCGTCAGGTTATGATCTTCACGGCAACTCGTGCTGACACTGATCGTCTGACCGACAAGCTTAACGAGAAGAAGCTAAAAGCGGTTGCACTGAGTGGTAATCTAAACCAAACGCAACGTAATGCCATCATGAGCCAGTTTGAGCGCGCGGTTTACAAGATCTTGGTAACAACAGACGTTGCTTCACGTGGTATTGATATTCCAAACGTAAGCCACGTTATCAACTTTGATATGCCTAAACACACTGAAGAGTACGTTCACCGTGTTGGTCGTACCGGTCGTGCTGGTAATAAAGGTGATGCAATTTCTTTGGTGGGTCCAAAAGACTGGGACAGCTTCAAGCGTGTTGAGCTTTACCTGCAGCAAGACCTTAACTTCTCTGTTCTTGAAGGGTTAAAAGGCAAGTTCAAAGGCATAAAGCCTCGTAAGCCAGCCTTCAAGAAGGGCGGTCCAGCTAAGAAAGCGGGCAAACCTCAAGCGAAGAAGACAGCGAAGAAGCCAGTTAAACGCGATAAGAGTTTCCACCAAAATGTGGCTGTGGGTGATAGCGTGTTTATCCCTAAGAAAAAAGTTGCGCCAAAAGTGGACGACGAGTAA
- a CDS encoding L,D-transpeptidase family protein, which produces MLYCPNSTLMYSMKIYIRKIALLAQRTTRFTVKGTLIAAGVASSWASAATFELPPKESRIVGRIQQHEVATGETLAIIAKQYDIGFLSLMAANKGVDPFLPAEGYVLSIPSRLILPDTPRKGIVINLAELRLYYFEPEKNQVHVFPVGIGRVGRDTPEMITKISQKRPNPTWTPPKSIRQEYLEKGIELPRVVPAGPENPLGEYALRLAYGAGDYLIHGTNKDFGIGLRVSSGCIRMEPKDIEWLFEQVSRGEQVTIINEPIKISLEPDRSVFVEAHEPLTRSDGSKKSLQIPVELKWWLEDADLPNSKAKAVIFAQNGVPVEIAPPVIEF; this is translated from the coding sequence ATGTTGTATTGCCCTAACTCGACGCTTATGTACTCTATGAAAATATATATACGTAAGATCGCTTTGCTCGCACAGCGAACGACTAGGTTTACTGTGAAAGGGACTTTGATTGCTGCTGGGGTTGCGTCGTCGTGGGCCTCTGCGGCAACTTTTGAGCTTCCTCCGAAAGAGAGCCGTATTGTTGGCCGGATACAACAGCATGAAGTTGCTACTGGTGAAACGTTAGCCATCATTGCAAAGCAATACGATATCGGTTTTCTTTCTTTAATGGCGGCAAACAAAGGTGTTGATCCTTTTCTTCCTGCTGAAGGCTATGTACTGAGTATCCCTAGTCGTTTGATTCTGCCGGACACCCCAAGAAAGGGAATTGTGATTAACCTTGCCGAGTTAAGGCTGTATTACTTTGAGCCCGAGAAGAACCAGGTGCACGTATTCCCTGTCGGCATTGGTCGAGTAGGACGTGATACGCCAGAAATGATCACCAAGATAAGCCAAAAAAGACCCAACCCGACCTGGACACCACCGAAGTCAATCCGTCAAGAGTATCTAGAGAAAGGGATCGAATTACCTAGGGTGGTTCCTGCTGGACCAGAAAATCCTCTAGGTGAGTACGCGCTGCGACTTGCGTATGGAGCTGGGGATTACCTGATACACGGCACCAATAAGGACTTTGGGATTGGTCTGCGTGTGAGCTCTGGCTGTATTCGAATGGAACCTAAAGATATCGAGTGGCTTTTTGAGCAGGTGAGCCGCGGTGAGCAAGTGACGATCATTAATGAGCCGATCAAGATCTCGTTAGAACCAGATCGAAGTGTGTTTGTTGAAGCGCATGAGCCATTAACTCGCAGTGACGGTTCTAAGAAATCACTTCAAATTCCTGTTGAACTGAAGTGGTGGCTTGAAGATGCAGATTTGCCTAACTCAAAAGCCAAAGCGGTTATCTTTGCGCAAAATGGTGTACCTGTTGAAATTGCTCCTCCGGTGATTGAATTTTAA
- a CDS encoding prolyl oligopeptidase family serine peptidase translates to MKAFVLLAFVFLTGKVSATDHYSWLRDDSRSASKVLDYLAEQNNKTQQYQDSIQPISESLEKKWQENRPDRAEKPWQEINGYEYAILEHNGKKALLSREVGHTVTTELLNLDERSTAHDYYQLAAWELDSTKTKLAIAEDITGSEQYQVSVVDLRTKRVTPIAQNVDNSLGWSRDGQSLFLIELESKTSRPYALVQYSLDQSSPIVVLRELDSSWLLSYYQTSDSQFAVVQVNSENSSEQRLLDLGSGELTAPLLPREPGIEYYVDVSGSRVFINSNHERSQFAFYSVPLNQASQVEQWNTLFEPADESRVNNFYLFESGPVLISQSGATQSLHFFDSNNQYRLSQPLTEAGQVAWVSQVGDYASNKLHIRSMSLTQPAKWERLSTKTLKRTLFSQDHYSHYHKSEYQTEQITVNSDGKMIPVTLAYRKDKLTKKTPVFLYGYGAYGMTMKPYFMPQIISLLDEGVIYAIAHVRGGGFYGDSWYQAGKGINKENGIADFIATARALRTYYQGTRSIYAMGGSAGGTLVAAALNQAPDLFDGAVLKVPFVDIVNSMSDSSLPLTAQQYGEWGNPNIKDELKVMKQYDPYLNLRKQAYPPILIQIGLNDRRVPYWEGAKYYAKLNELTTGHGPYLLSTSFTQGHSTDRRKSLSQQAFEYAFLLSLTLKDIKAEQ, encoded by the coding sequence ATGAAAGCGTTTGTGCTGTTAGCTTTTGTCTTTTTGACGGGGAAGGTCAGTGCTACTGATCACTATTCTTGGTTACGAGATGATTCTCGTAGTGCAAGTAAGGTACTCGACTACCTTGCGGAACAGAATAATAAAACACAGCAATATCAAGACAGCATTCAACCTATAAGCGAGTCTTTAGAAAAAAAATGGCAAGAAAATCGTCCAGATCGAGCTGAAAAACCATGGCAGGAAATCAATGGTTATGAATATGCGATCTTAGAGCATAACGGGAAAAAAGCCTTACTTTCTCGAGAGGTTGGGCATACGGTTACAACGGAATTACTAAACCTTGATGAACGTTCTACTGCACACGACTATTATCAGTTAGCGGCTTGGGAGCTCGATTCTACCAAAACAAAACTAGCGATCGCCGAAGATATAACAGGGTCTGAGCAATACCAAGTAAGCGTGGTTGATCTTCGGACGAAGAGAGTTACGCCAATCGCTCAAAATGTGGATAACTCATTAGGCTGGTCACGTGATGGTCAATCTCTGTTTCTGATCGAACTCGAATCTAAAACGTCGAGACCTTATGCGCTTGTTCAATATTCTCTAGATCAATCATCTCCTATTGTTGTTCTTAGAGAATTAGACTCTTCTTGGTTGCTCTCGTATTACCAGACCAGCGACTCGCAATTTGCTGTTGTTCAGGTCAATAGTGAGAACTCAAGTGAGCAACGATTGTTAGACCTTGGCTCTGGTGAACTGACCGCACCTCTGTTACCTCGTGAACCAGGCATTGAATATTACGTTGATGTTTCTGGCTCTCGTGTATTCATCAACAGCAACCATGAACGCAGTCAATTTGCATTTTACTCTGTACCGCTGAACCAAGCTTCACAAGTAGAACAATGGAATACCCTCTTTGAGCCGGCTGATGAATCCAGAGTCAACAACTTCTATTTGTTTGAATCTGGTCCTGTGCTTATTAGCCAGAGTGGGGCAACTCAGTCTTTACACTTCTTTGATAGCAACAACCAATATCGTTTAAGCCAGCCATTAACCGAGGCGGGGCAGGTTGCTTGGGTGAGCCAAGTTGGCGACTACGCGAGTAATAAACTGCACATTAGAAGTATGTCTCTTACCCAACCGGCTAAGTGGGAGCGTTTGAGTACGAAAACTCTGAAACGAACGTTGTTCTCACAAGATCATTACTCCCACTATCACAAGTCTGAGTATCAAACTGAACAAATTACAGTTAACTCTGATGGAAAGATGATCCCTGTGACTCTTGCTTATCGAAAAGACAAGCTTACTAAAAAGACACCTGTGTTTTTGTACGGATATGGGGCCTATGGGATGACGATGAAGCCCTACTTTATGCCACAAATCATTAGCTTACTTGATGAAGGTGTAATTTATGCGATTGCACATGTTCGTGGTGGAGGCTTTTATGGTGATTCTTGGTATCAAGCTGGAAAAGGCATCAATAAAGAAAATGGTATTGCTGATTTCATTGCTACAGCACGGGCATTAAGAACGTATTACCAAGGTACACGATCCATCTACGCGATGGGCGGAAGTGCAGGAGGAACACTCGTTGCTGCCGCTTTGAATCAAGCCCCTGACTTGTTCGATGGCGCGGTGCTTAAAGTGCCGTTTGTCGATATTGTGAATAGCATGTCCGATTCTTCACTACCCCTAACAGCCCAACAATACGGAGAGTGGGGGAACCCTAACATCAAAGATGAATTGAAGGTGATGAAGCAATACGACCCGTACTTGAATCTCCGTAAGCAAGCTTACCCACCCATATTGATACAGATTGGCTTAAATGACCGTCGTGTTCCTTATTGGGAAGGCGCTAAATATTACGCGAAGTTAAATGAGTTAACGACAGGGCATGGGCCTTATCTATTGTCGACAAGCTTTACCCAAGGACATTCGACAGATAGGAGAAAGTCCTTATCTCAACAGGCGTTTGAATACGCATTCCTTTTATCACTTACCTTGAAAGACATTAAAGCGGAGCAGTAA
- a CDS encoding lipase secretion chaperone — MNKAAIFSITTIALMSAAAVFILYPVEEGLNPSGDERQSISSLKVSSQQDTDIDSASAKDTMDYFVSGQTELTLEDIRSNVAQHHAQSQGAIVDEALFAKYLDYKSALTSLDVQFDPYSLSVDDLQRLNLALLDLQAQFFSPSEISILFTHDNQMREIALEKLRLKQEGLNELEYQQRLDSLISEQADYVQTSHKNQVLLQQLSNSEGLDQQEKYLKRNELVDEDAAQRLEELDQQRADFEGALEIYLAERKDILDDTGLSQAERQETIAELRVAHFPSKQIRRVEAIERIWDAELE; from the coding sequence ATGAATAAGGCCGCCATTTTTTCGATAACCACGATAGCCCTGATGAGTGCAGCGGCGGTCTTTATTTTATATCCAGTGGAAGAGGGCTTGAACCCAAGCGGTGACGAACGACAAAGTATCTCCTCGTTGAAAGTTAGTTCTCAACAAGATACTGATATTGATAGTGCATCGGCCAAAGACACTATGGATTACTTCGTCTCTGGACAAACAGAGCTTACCCTTGAAGATATTCGTAGTAACGTTGCACAGCATCATGCTCAATCACAAGGTGCAATAGTCGACGAGGCCTTGTTTGCCAAGTACCTTGATTACAAATCGGCATTGACGTCATTGGATGTTCAGTTCGACCCCTACTCGCTCTCTGTCGATGATTTGCAACGCTTAAACCTAGCCTTACTCGATCTTCAGGCTCAGTTTTTCAGCCCGAGCGAGATAAGTATTTTATTTACTCACGATAACCAAATGAGGGAAATTGCCCTAGAAAAGCTTCGATTGAAGCAAGAAGGGTTGAATGAGTTGGAGTACCAACAACGGTTAGACTCTTTAATCTCTGAGCAAGCAGACTACGTCCAAACGAGCCACAAGAATCAGGTGTTGCTTCAACAATTATCCAACTCTGAAGGGCTTGATCAGCAAGAGAAATACTTGAAGCGAAATGAACTGGTGGATGAAGATGCCGCGCAAAGGCTTGAAGAGCTCGACCAACAACGAGCGGATTTTGAAGGTGCTTTAGAAATCTACTTAGCGGAACGAAAAGATATTTTAGACGACACTGGGCTATCACAGGCCGAACGACAAGAGACAATTGCGGAGCTCAGAGTTGCCCACTTTCCTTCAAAGCAGATCAGAAGAGTCGAAGCGATAGAACGAATTTGGGATGCAGAGCTTGAGTAG
- a CDS encoding esterase/lipase family protein: MKKILIWTIACLSSMGVYAGTSASALEVSGYTETKYPIVLVHGLFGFDTLAGVDYFYGVPESLTKDGASVYVAQVSATNSSEVRGEQLLAQVETLLAATGANKVNLVGHSHGGPTARYVASVRPDLVASVTSIGGVHKGSKVADLVRGTVPEGSVTEGIAVKLAGGLTTLINLLSGGSDLEQDGLASLEALTTEGSLAFNQFYPEGVPTSACGDGEWQASNGVYYYSWTGSSTFTNLLDPTDAAMTVLGLAFNEPNDGLVGACSAHLGKVIGDDYKMNHLDEINGLLGIHHLFETDPVTLYRQHANRLKLAGL, encoded by the coding sequence TTGAAAAAGATATTAATTTGGACAATCGCCTGCCTATCCAGCATGGGGGTTTATGCAGGAACGAGCGCATCGGCGTTGGAAGTCAGTGGATACACTGAAACCAAATATCCCATTGTGTTGGTGCACGGCTTATTTGGGTTCGATACGTTAGCAGGTGTGGATTACTTCTACGGAGTGCCTGAATCCTTAACCAAAGATGGCGCGAGCGTATATGTTGCACAGGTATCAGCGACGAATAGCTCAGAGGTTAGGGGAGAGCAGTTACTGGCTCAGGTCGAGACACTTTTAGCGGCAACAGGGGCAAATAAGGTTAACCTTGTCGGGCACAGTCATGGTGGCCCCACGGCGCGGTATGTGGCCTCAGTGAGACCAGACCTTGTCGCGTCGGTAACGAGTATTGGCGGCGTTCATAAAGGTTCAAAGGTAGCGGATTTAGTTCGTGGAACCGTACCTGAAGGGTCTGTCACCGAGGGAATTGCGGTTAAGTTGGCGGGGGGGTTGACGACACTCATCAATCTATTGTCTGGTGGTTCAGACCTTGAACAAGATGGCTTGGCATCACTAGAAGCGTTGACGACAGAAGGTTCTCTTGCTTTCAATCAATTTTATCCTGAAGGGGTTCCAACCTCTGCATGTGGTGATGGTGAGTGGCAAGCCAGTAACGGCGTTTATTACTACTCATGGACAGGGTCTTCCACTTTTACCAATCTTTTGGACCCGACCGATGCGGCGATGACAGTGCTAGGTTTAGCGTTTAACGAACCAAATGATGGGCTTGTTGGAGCTTGTAGTGCTCACCTAGGTAAAGTGATTGGGGATGATTACAAAATGAATCATCTGGATGAGATTAACGGTTTGCTGGGCATCCATCATTTGTTTGAGACTGACCCGGTAACATTGTATCGCCAGCACGCGAACCGATTGAAGTTGGCAGGCTTGTAG
- a CDS encoding Lpp/OprI family alanine-zipper lipoprotein, giving the protein MNKTLIAAAASVFILAGCSSEPEEAAVSEMDQLTNQVAQLTSEVEALKSDKAAAEMKAQEASEAAMAAKEEANRANDRIDNIAESYTK; this is encoded by the coding sequence ATGAATAAGACGTTAATCGCAGCTGCAGCCTCAGTTTTCATTCTAGCTGGTTGTTCTTCAGAGCCAGAAGAAGCTGCAGTGTCAGAAATGGATCAACTAACTAACCAAGTCGCTCAGCTTACAAGTGAAGTTGAAGCACTTAAGAGTGATAAAGCAGCAGCAGAAATGAAAGCTCAAGAAGCTTCTGAAGCCGCTATGGCAGCAAAAGAAGAAGCGAATCGTGCTAACGACCGTATCGACAACATCGCTGAGTCTTACACTAAGTAG